One Cyprinus carpio isolate SPL01 chromosome A16, ASM1834038v1, whole genome shotgun sequence genomic region harbors:
- the LOC109105322 gene encoding gamma-aminobutyric acid type B receptor subunit 2: MEYWWSLLNVLTFWELTQMPSYYCLVRHKLPVLWIMPLSGDPGRGNITAEVLPAVELALHHLSEQPSPLGNYELQFHLTDSECDNGKALKAFFDTIFNGPKPVMIFGGVCSSVTSILAQSLEGWNLVQLSFAVTAPSLANKRRFPNFFRTVPSDSAVNVALVRFLRQYGWSRVGTLTQREQRFTVIQRDLSRHLEAANIQLAEAESFFEAPCDSVKKLKDNDVRIVIAHFDVSLAAEVFCCVYKLSMYGQKYQWILPGWTQSSWWTDTEYTNCTAVNILTAIEGSISADIETLSTRNIRGISGRTPQEYEKEYDERRQLKHLGASKFHGFAYDGTWVIAKVLTRVMETVRYRERYSIHRNFTVSEQEVGQMILEAMEKINFFGVTGHIMFQNGERMANVLFAQCQDGTAVNIQKYSAVTDELEFISPIRFQRDKPTKDRTHVYPHRKRINLFLYGIVAFLNFLGVFTACSFLVFSVKHRNHWAISMSRPFMNSLIIVGAVLSYSSIFFMGLDGSYVSNRVFDVSCSVQISCLSIGCTAAFGAMFAKTWTIHSLFKKHSMEKKATKNYGPVLLVMFLLLIDLSLLICLQILDPLRRTVKEHHIVADPHGQDFFIQPFSERCENTYIGFWMTAFYVYKGIILLSTCFLAWITRHMNIPAVNDSRSIRFSVFVSVPVILTGTCASMLWQDRPNVQFCIVTLVIITCCCSTLCMVFIPKIIIIRMGPDPAFLSRRFHLTQWHSELEKETGQYNDEMNTGASGCVTDMTQNISSSLDIIQSENLHLIWHINELDSELEDLTRQLHELSPHVVENVIIRSFVHKAVKEKCLTLPESSNYNRNLLEDINSPEHIQRRLSLQLPILHHAYLPSIGGVDSSPLNSPFESPQYTPVPGHMECW; this comes from the exons ATGGAATACTGGTGGAGCTTGTTGAATGTTCTCACTTTTTGGGAACTGACTCAAATGCCATCATACTATTGCCTGGTGCGACATAAGCTGCCAGTTTTATGGATTATGCCACTCAGCGGAGATCCAGGGAGGGGCAACATTACGGCAGAGGTGCTTCCTGCTGTTGAGCTAGCACTGCATCATTTGAGTGAGCAGCCGTCTCCTTTAGGCAACTACGAGCTTCAGTTTCACCTCACAGACTCAGAG TGTGATAACGGCAAAGCACTCAAAGCATTTTTTGACACCATATTCAATGGCCCCAAACCTGTCATGATCTTTGGAGGGGTGTGTTCATCAGTGACATCTATCCTAGCCCAGTCTCTCGAAGGTTGGAACCTTGTGCAG CTGTCATTTGCAGTAACCGCACCTTCACTGGCCAACAAAAGAAGATTTCCAAACTTTTTCCGTACTGTGCCATCAGACAGTGCAGTTAATGTGGCGCTGGTGAGGTTTCTCAGGCAGTATGGATGGAGTAGAGTTGGTACACTGACTCAGCGTGAGCAGAGGTTCACAGTG ATACAAAGAGACTTAAGCAGACATCTGGAGGCGGCTAACATCCAGCTTGCAGAGGCAGAGAGCTTCTTTGAAGCCCCTTGTGATAGTGTGAAAAAACTGAAG gacaaTGATGTGAGAATAGTGATAGCTCATTTTGATGTGAGCTTAGCTGCTGAAGTCTTCTGCTGT GTGTATAAACTCAGCATGTATGGCCAAAAGTACCAGTGGATTCTGCCGGGCTGGACCCAATCCAGCTGGTGGACTGACACTGAGTACACAAACTGCACAGCAGTAAACATACTGACTGCCATAGAGGGATCCATCAGTGCAGATATTGAGACTCTTAGCACCAGAAACATCAGAGGGATCTCTGGCAGG ACACCTCAGGAGTATGAGAAAGAGTATGACGAAAGACGACAGCTGAAGCATCTGGGTGCCAGCAAGTTTCATGGCTTTGCTTATGATGGCACTTGGGTAATTGCCAAAGTTTTAACGAGAGTCATGGAGACTGTGAGGTACAGAGAGAGATACAGCATCCATCGCAACTTTACTGTCTCTGAGCAAGAAGTGGGACAGATGATCCTGGAGGCCATGGAAAAGATCAACTTCTTTGGTGTGACA GGTCACATTATGTTCCAAAATGGTGAAAGAATGGCCAATGTTTTGTTTGCTCAGTGCCAAG ATGGAACGGCTgtcaatattcaaaaatatagtGCCGTTACAGACGAACTAGAGTTCATCAGTCCAATCAGATTTCAAA GGGATAAACCCACAAAGGACCGAACCCATGTGTACCCTCACAGGAAACGAATCAATTTATTTCTCTACGGTATTGTGGCGTTTCTAAATTTCTTAGGAGTTTTTACAGCTTGTAGTTTCCTGGTCTTCAGTGTGAAACACCGCAATCATTG GGCCATTAGCATGTCAAGACCTTTTATGAACTCTTTGATTATTGTTGGCGCTGTGTTGTCTTATTCCTCCATTTTCTTCATGGGACTAGATGGGTCTTATGTTTCCAATAGAGTATTTGACGTTTCTTGCTCT GTGCAAATATCATGTTTATCTATTGGATGTACAGCAGCTTTTGGAGCCATGTTTGCAAAAACATGGacaattcattcattattcaaaaAACATAGCATGGAAAAAAAG GCCACAAAGAACTATGGGCCGGTTCTCCTGGTTATGTTTCTTTTGTTGATTGACCTGAGTTTATTAATTTGTCTGCAAATTTTGGATCCTTTGAGAAGAACAGTGAAGGAGCATCATATAGTG gCTGATCCTCATGggcaagatttttttattcagccCTTTTCAGAGCGATGTGAAAACACATACATTGGTTTCTGGATGACTGCATTCTATGTTTATAAGGGGATAATCCTG CTGAGTACCTGTTTCCTGGCCTGGATCACACGCCACATGAACATCCCTGCCGTAAATGACAGCAGGAGTATCCgattcagtgtgtttgtgtcagtccCAGTGATTCTGACTGGTACATGTGCATCCATGCTGTGGCAGGATCGGCCAAATGTGCAGTTCTGCATTGTGACCCTTGTGATCATCACATGCTGCTGTAGCACTCTTTGTATGGTGTTTATTCCAAAG ATTATTATAATAAGGATGGGTCCTGATCCTGCATTCTTGTCAAGGAGGTTCCACCTCACACAATGGCATAGTGAATTAGAAAAGGAGACTGGACAATACAATGACGAGATGAACACAGGAGCATCTGGCTGTGTGACTGACATGACACAGAACATCTCGTCTAGTCTGGACATTATACAGTCAGAAAACTTACACCTCATATGGCACATTAATGAA CTGGATTCTGAGCTGGAGGATTTGACCAGGCAACTGCATGAACTGAGCCCTCATGTTGTGGAGAATGTCATCATCAGAAGTTTTGTGCACAAAGCAG tCAAGGAGAAATGTCTGACTCTCCCTGAGAGCTCCAACTATAACAGGAATCTGCTGGAGGACATTAACTCCCCTGAACA